A segment of the Tissierella sp. genome:
TTTTTAGCAATATTAATAAATCTACTTAACAAAACTGAATATAGGAAGATAAGACCTGCTCCACCAATAAAACCTAATTCTTCCCCTATTACAGCAAATATAAAATCTGTTTGTTTCTCGGGTATATAGTTAAATTGAGTTTGTACGCCATCAAATAAACCTCTACCAAAGACTTTTCCTGACCCAATTGCTATTTTACCTTGCATAGCTTGATATCCAGTATTGGATGTATCTCTTTCTGGCTCCAAGAAATTAAAGATACGATTTTTTTGATAAGGATCAAGTCGAAACCATAGAACAGGTAGGCTCAAAAGTCCAATCATAAATGCATATCCAATGTATCTCCATTTTATACCTGCAATAAAAAGCATTGCAGCTATAAAAAACGCAAATACCATAGCTGTTCCAGCATCAGGCTGCAGAAGGATTAGCACAACAGGTGCAAATGCAAAGGCTAATATCTTTAAAAGTGTAAAAGGCTCATTAATGTCTTCCTTATGATTATCTATAAATTTGGCTAGGGAAATAATTAATCCAATTTTCACAAATTCTGCTGGTTGGAATGTAACAGGCCCTATAGTAAGCCAAGAATCAGCCCCCCAATCCGATGCACCTGTTCCATAAATAAGCACTGCAGCTAGTAAAACATTACACACAATATATATAGGTATATATAATTTGCCTAGGAATTGGTAGTCTAATAAAACTAATATTATAATAGCAAATAATCCAAGTCCTGTTGCTATACCTTGAGATCTAACCTGACTCATGGTTCCATAGCTTAAAGTAGCACTCATAATCATTACTAGACCAAATGCACATAGGAGCAAAGTGGTAAAAAATAATATATAATCGAATTTTTTATAAGCTTTCTTTTTTAGATTAAACATATATTACTTCCTTTCATGAGATAATTTATCTTTTATTATCTTAAATTTAATTATAACACAATTAATTGCTTTGAAATAGTTAAAAAAATATGACATTATGCTATACTATAAAATGAAGATATCACATAGAGATAATCATAAATTTAGAAGGGGATAAAGATGAATCAACTAAATAAGTTTATCGCTGAAAAAGCAAAAGAATTAAATATAGATATCTGTGGTTTTACGGATGCATTAGCTTTGATTAATATCAGGGACTATTTAATACTTCGTAAGGATAATAATATTCAAACAGAGTTTGAAGAAAAGGATATAGACAAAAGAATAGATCCTAAGCTGACTATGCCAAATTGCAAATCAATCATAGTTATAGGAATTTCTTATAATATTGAAGCTAAGAGGACAGTCCCCCTTGCTTCATGTGAGCAAACAAAAAGAACTGTCCCCACTGTTTGTGGTAGGCTTTCTAAATCTACTTGGGGCATAGATTACCATATGGTTCTAAAAAATAAGATGAATTTATTAATTGAAGAATTAAAGAAAGTTACAGATTTCGAATATAAATGTTTTGTAGATACTGGACCTTTAATAGATAGGGAGCTAGCTAAGAAAGCAGGTATCGGATATTATGGGAAAAACTGCTCTATTATAAATGATGACTATGGATCATTTATATTTCTAGGATATATAATGACTAATTTGGATTTGGATCCAAGTGAAAAGCTTGAAGAAGATTGTGGAGATTGTAATCTTTGCATTAAAGCTTGCCCCACAGGAGCCTTGGAAGAACCATATAAATTAAATCCAAAAAAATGTATATCCTATTTAACTCAAACT
Coding sequences within it:
- the queG gene encoding tRNA epoxyqueuosine(34) reductase QueG → MNQLNKFIAEKAKELNIDICGFTDALALINIRDYLILRKDNNIQTEFEEKDIDKRIDPKLTMPNCKSIIVIGISYNIEAKRTVPLASCEQTKRTVPTVCGRLSKSTWGIDYHMVLKNKMNLLIEELKKVTDFEYKCFVDTGPLIDRELAKKAGIGYYGKNCSIINDDYGSFIFLGYIMTNLDLDPSEKLEEDCGDCNLCIKACPTGALEEPYKLNPKKCISYLTQTKDNIPTELREKMGVKIYGCDTCQLVCPKNKDIKRSSHMEFLPKISNGYVNIEELLGMSNREFKKKYGEMAGSWRGKTILKRNTIIALANMKKEENLNLLISQLDDSNPMIKEYTEWAIVNIFLTRLSTK
- the rodA gene encoding rod shape-determining protein RodA, which encodes MFNLKKKAYKKFDYILFFTTLLLCAFGLVMIMSATLSYGTMSQVRSQGIATGLGLFAIIILVLLDYQFLGKLYIPIYIVCNVLLAAVLIYGTGASDWGADSWLTIGPVTFQPAEFVKIGLIISLAKFIDNHKEDINEPFTLLKILAFAFAPVVLILLQPDAGTAMVFAFFIAAMLFIAGIKWRYIGYAFMIGLLSLPVLWFRLDPYQKNRIFNFLEPERDTSNTGYQAMQGKIAIGSGKVFGRGLFDGVQTQFNYIPEKQTDFIFAVIGEELGFIGGAGLIFLYSVLLSRFINIAKKSTDLFGSLMVVGFTAMFVFHIWENIGMTIGLMPITGIPLPFISHGGTFQLSNLICIGIILSVGVHREELSF